The proteins below come from a single Oncorhynchus keta strain PuntledgeMale-10-30-2019 chromosome 1, Oket_V2, whole genome shotgun sequence genomic window:
- the LOC118395543 gene encoding uncharacterized protein LOC118395543 isoform X2 codes for MGNIWESNLCVHPTNPSAIRMILRRVGLPGSSQKAVWSPVLTQLSQSAVHHVEANASHDLPCPLTVELLKARNLYIPWLKDSPTVNQEVSQLKRPKLSCPKLTQLSQGAVQHVEAGAKASPVSSYLSWKRLKDFIAKQKKVSQPKRPKLVPSIRAPKDPSPLRQKQQRQRKRSADKVYGSRGCTRAAKKDISGDLAQLKPGQSTGDAWNNTDTGAEEPRRLEVMKNLTGLWGSTGQGQPQPTPRANRLSPSLAQYLASTVTPRTFDLQIMGMTSDLMDFLDMPEERLSIELWDLREGTGDQRYKANWQFSEEHGNVLMEGVWLQKDDNW; via the exons ATGGGCAAC ATTTGGGAGTCCAACCTGTGTGTCCATCCCACAAATCCCTCAGCAATCAGGATGATCCTGAGAAGGGTTGGTTTGCCCGGCTCATCTCAGAAGGCTGTGTGGAGTCCTGTGCTGACCCAGCTGTCCCAGAGTGCTGTACACCATGTGGAGGCCAATGCCAGTCATGACCTTCCCTGTCCCCTGACAGTGGAGCTGTTGAAGGCAAGAAATCTTTACATTCCTTGGTTGAAGGATAGTCCTACTGTCAATCAGGAAGTGAGCCAGCTCAAGAGACCTAAACTGTCATGCCCCAAGTTGACCCAGCTGTCCCAGGGTGCTGTGCAGCATGTGGAGGCCGGTGCCAAAGCCAGTCCGGTATCCTCGTACCTTTCTTGGAAGAGGCTGAAGGATTTTATTGCGAAACAGAAGAAGGTGAGCCAGCCCAAGAGGCCTAAACTGGTCCCCAGCATCAGGGCCCCCAAGGACCCCAGCCCACTACGACAGAAGCAGCAGCGACAGAGGAAGAGGTCAGCCGATAAGGTGTATGGCAGCAGGGGGTGCACGAGAGCAGCCAAGAAGGACATCTCTGGAGATCTGGCCCAGCTCAAGCCTGGTCAGTCCACAGGAGACGCCTGGAACAATACAGACACTGG AGCTGAAGAACCTCGTCGTCTGGAGGTTATGAAGAACCTGACAGGTCTGTGGGGCAGCACTGGGCAAGGCCAGCCTCAGCCGACTCCACGAGCCAACCGTCTCAGCCCCTCCCTGGCCCAGTACTTAGCCTCCACTGTCACACCGAGGACCTTTGACCTCCAGATAATGGGCATGACCTCTGACCTAATGGACTTCTTGGACATGCCCGAGGAGAGACTGTCTATAGAGCTTTGGGACCTCAGGGAGGGCACAGGGGACCAGCGCTACAAAGCCAACTGGCAATTCTCAGAGGAGCACGGCAATGTGCTGATGGAGGGAGTCTGGCTCCAGAAAGATGACAACTGGTAA
- the LOC118395543 gene encoding uncharacterized protein LOC118395543 isoform X1 produces MLCSSDIWESNLCVHPTNPSAIRMILRRVGLPGSSQKAVWSPVLTQLSQSAVHHVEANASHDLPCPLTVELLKARNLYIPWLKDSPTVNQEVSQLKRPKLSCPKLTQLSQGAVQHVEAGAKASPVSSYLSWKRLKDFIAKQKKVSQPKRPKLVPSIRAPKDPSPLRQKQQRQRKRSADKVYGSRGCTRAAKKDISGDLAQLKPGQSTGDAWNNTDTGAEEPRRLEVMKNLTGLWGSTGQGQPQPTPRANRLSPSLAQYLASTVTPRTFDLQIMGMTSDLMDFLDMPEERLSIELWDLREGTGDQRYKANWQFSEEHGNVLMEGVWLQKDDNW; encoded by the exons ATGCTCTGCAGCAGTGAT ATTTGGGAGTCCAACCTGTGTGTCCATCCCACAAATCCCTCAGCAATCAGGATGATCCTGAGAAGGGTTGGTTTGCCCGGCTCATCTCAGAAGGCTGTGTGGAGTCCTGTGCTGACCCAGCTGTCCCAGAGTGCTGTACACCATGTGGAGGCCAATGCCAGTCATGACCTTCCCTGTCCCCTGACAGTGGAGCTGTTGAAGGCAAGAAATCTTTACATTCCTTGGTTGAAGGATAGTCCTACTGTCAATCAGGAAGTGAGCCAGCTCAAGAGACCTAAACTGTCATGCCCCAAGTTGACCCAGCTGTCCCAGGGTGCTGTGCAGCATGTGGAGGCCGGTGCCAAAGCCAGTCCGGTATCCTCGTACCTTTCTTGGAAGAGGCTGAAGGATTTTATTGCGAAACAGAAGAAGGTGAGCCAGCCCAAGAGGCCTAAACTGGTCCCCAGCATCAGGGCCCCCAAGGACCCCAGCCCACTACGACAGAAGCAGCAGCGACAGAGGAAGAGGTCAGCCGATAAGGTGTATGGCAGCAGGGGGTGCACGAGAGCAGCCAAGAAGGACATCTCTGGAGATCTGGCCCAGCTCAAGCCTGGTCAGTCCACAGGAGACGCCTGGAACAATACAGACACTGG AGCTGAAGAACCTCGTCGTCTGGAGGTTATGAAGAACCTGACAGGTCTGTGGGGCAGCACTGGGCAAGGCCAGCCTCAGCCGACTCCACGAGCCAACCGTCTCAGCCCCTCCCTGGCCCAGTACTTAGCCTCCACTGTCACACCGAGGACCTTTGACCTCCAGATAATGGGCATGACCTCTGACCTAATGGACTTCTTGGACATGCCCGAGGAGAGACTGTCTATAGAGCTTTGGGACCTCAGGGAGGGCACAGGGGACCAGCGCTACAAAGCCAACTGGCAATTCTCAGAGGAGCACGGCAATGTGCTGATGGAGGGAGTCTGGCTCCAGAAAGATGACAACTGGTAA